In one Nocardia tengchongensis genomic region, the following are encoded:
- a CDS encoding gamma-glutamylcyclotransferase family protein: MSERPARRLPVASDPLFVYGTLRFPTVLSALIGRVPAMEPARLIGRRAAALPGKAYPGLVTATDSVTDGFLLTELGRDDWQVLDAFEDDEYDLTPVPVLAGERAGYAWTYTWTAEVAADDWSAADFETGHLPYYASKCAAWRRDLILLSETV; the protein is encoded by the coding sequence ATGAGCGAACGTCCGGCGCGCAGGCTTCCCGTCGCGAGTGACCCACTGTTCGTCTATGGAACTTTGCGGTTTCCCACCGTTCTGAGCGCATTGATCGGCCGGGTTCCGGCGATGGAGCCCGCGCGGCTGATCGGGCGGCGTGCCGCCGCGCTGCCCGGGAAGGCGTATCCGGGACTGGTCACCGCCACCGATTCCGTGACCGACGGTTTCCTGCTCACCGAGCTCGGCCGCGACGACTGGCAGGTGCTCGACGCCTTCGAAGACGACGAATACGACCTGACGCCGGTGCCGGTCCTGGCGGGGGAGCGCGCCGGGTACGCCTGGACCTACACCTGGACCGCCGAGGTCGCCGCCGACGATTGGTCGGCGGCGGACTTCGAGACCGGGCACCTGCCGTATTACGCCTCGAAATGTGCTGCGTGGCGGCGCGATCTGATCCTGCTCAGCGAGACTGTATGA
- a CDS encoding hydrogen peroxide-inducible genes activator has translation MTDQTYQPTLSQLRAFVAVAEYRHFGTAATRLGVSQPTLSQALASLENGLGLLLIERSTRRVLVTADGKRLLPQAIATLEAADRFVASAAGEGLRGTLRLGIIPTIAPYVLPTLLPELRRRVPALAPHVIEDQTARLLDGLRSGVLDVAMLALPADAPGLIEIPLYTEEFVLVVPRGHDLAGRADLTPADLDALPLLLLDEGHCLRDQTMDLCRAHDAHPGAVGDTRAASLATVVQCVAGDLGVTLIPAMAVPAETGRGTLDIATFAAPAPGRTLGLAFRSSTARGDDYQLLAEIIREGRTH, from the coding sequence GTGACTGATCAAACTTATCAGCCGACCCTGTCACAGCTGCGTGCGTTCGTGGCCGTCGCGGAATACCGGCACTTCGGTACCGCGGCGACCCGGCTCGGCGTGAGCCAGCCCACGCTATCGCAGGCTTTGGCATCACTGGAAAACGGACTGGGGCTGTTGCTGATCGAGCGCAGCACGCGTCGGGTGCTGGTCACCGCCGACGGCAAACGTTTGCTGCCGCAAGCCATTGCCACCCTCGAGGCCGCCGACCGATTTGTCGCATCCGCTGCCGGCGAGGGTCTGCGCGGCACGCTGCGGCTGGGCATCATCCCGACCATCGCGCCCTATGTGCTGCCCACCCTGCTGCCCGAATTACGCAGGCGGGTGCCCGCTCTCGCGCCGCACGTCATCGAGGACCAGACCGCGCGACTGCTCGACGGACTGCGCTCGGGCGTACTCGACGTGGCCATGCTCGCCCTGCCCGCCGACGCACCCGGCCTGATCGAGATACCGCTCTACACCGAGGAGTTCGTGCTGGTGGTGCCGCGCGGCCACGACCTCGCCGGGCGCGCGGACCTGACGCCGGCGGACCTGGACGCGCTGCCGCTGCTGCTCCTCGACGAGGGGCACTGCCTGCGCGATCAGACCATGGATCTGTGTCGCGCCCACGACGCCCACCCGGGCGCGGTCGGCGACACCCGCGCCGCGTCACTGGCCACCGTGGTGCAGTGCGTCGCGGGCGATCTCGGTGTCACCCTGATTCCGGCCATGGCGGTGCCCGCCGAAACCGGGCGCGGGACCCTCGACATCGCGACCTTCGCCGCGCCGGCGCCCGGCCGCACCCTCGGGCTGGCGTTCCGCTCGTCCACCGCGCGCGGCGACGATTACCAGCTGCTCGCCGAGATCATTCGCGAAGGGCGGACGCACTGA
- a CDS encoding MBL fold metallo-hydrolase translates to MIDHCLLLETRDALVLVDTGFGLEAVRQPAKMLGASRFLMGAKPAEGETAIRQIQALGFDPRDVRHIILTHLDLDHSGGLSDFPEATVHVHGPEFRAATATPTLSERLRYRAAQWSHGPKWMVNEVDGGEDWFGFTAVRDLPGLPPEILVVPLLGHTRGHAGVAIDHGNGWLLHAGDAFFTESSIHPEEPFTPFWWKVYETGAIAGDAYRLNQRRLQELRKLHGDTVTVINSHDAGLFARVAGR, encoded by the coding sequence GTGATCGATCACTGCCTGCTCCTCGAGACCCGCGACGCGCTCGTGCTCGTCGACACCGGCTTCGGGCTCGAGGCCGTGCGGCAGCCCGCGAAGATGCTGGGTGCGAGCCGTTTCCTGATGGGTGCGAAACCGGCCGAGGGCGAGACCGCGATCCGCCAGATCCAGGCGCTGGGCTTCGATCCGCGCGACGTCCGCCACATCATCCTCACCCACCTCGACCTGGACCACTCCGGCGGACTCTCGGACTTCCCCGAGGCCACCGTGCACGTGCACGGCCCCGAATTCCGGGCCGCCACCGCCACTCCGACCCTGTCCGAGCGGCTGCGCTACCGCGCCGCGCAGTGGTCACACGGACCCAAGTGGATGGTGAACGAGGTCGACGGCGGCGAGGACTGGTTCGGCTTCACCGCGGTGCGCGACCTGCCCGGACTGCCGCCGGAGATCCTGGTGGTGCCGTTGCTCGGTCACACCCGCGGTCACGCCGGGGTGGCCATCGATCACGGCAACGGGTGGCTGCTGCACGCCGGTGACGCGTTCTTCACCGAATCCAGCATCCATCCCGAGGAGCCGTTCACACCGTTCTGGTGGAAGGTGTACGAGACCGGAGCCATCGCCGGGGACGCGTACCGGCTCAACCAGCGGCGGCTCCAGGAATTGCGGAAGCTGCACGGGGACACCGTCACCGTCATCAACTCCCACGACGCCGGCCTGTTCGCGCGGGTCGCCGGGCGATGA
- a CDS encoding HNH endonuclease family protein, producing MPPRSRTPARRRRRRLFASSVLVIALSAGGLALYLNRHETPDTDQPPPPEQAGTPILDAARARTGLDRLTVAWNRNWESYDRNAFGPGWSGRGGEPVLTGGCTAREQVMKRDLTETRVGESNSCLVLSGTLDDPYTGERLPYDRFKSSDIEIDHVVALGDAWRSGASGWQPAQREEFANDVGNLLAVQKQANQDKGSKTPDQWQPRQAYQCDYARRWITVKARWGLSVQPTEKSALSNMLDTCGPPANR from the coding sequence ATGCCTCCGCGCTCCCGGACCCCTGCCCGGCGTCGCCGGCGCAGACTCTTCGCCTCCTCCGTGCTCGTCATCGCACTCTCCGCGGGCGGCCTGGCGCTGTATCTGAATCGCCACGAGACACCCGACACCGACCAGCCACCGCCGCCCGAACAGGCGGGCACCCCGATCCTGGACGCCGCCCGCGCACGCACCGGGCTCGACCGCCTCACCGTCGCGTGGAACCGGAACTGGGAGTCCTACGACCGCAACGCCTTCGGCCCCGGCTGGTCCGGGCGCGGCGGCGAACCCGTCCTCACCGGCGGCTGCACCGCACGCGAGCAGGTGATGAAGCGCGACCTCACGGAAACGCGTGTGGGAGAAAGCAATTCGTGCCTGGTGCTGTCGGGCACCCTGGACGATCCGTACACCGGCGAACGACTGCCGTACGACCGGTTCAAGTCCTCCGACATCGAGATCGATCATGTGGTCGCCCTCGGCGACGCCTGGCGCTCGGGAGCCTCCGGATGGCAGCCCGCCCAGCGCGAGGAATTCGCCAACGACGTCGGCAACCTGCTCGCGGTCCAGAAACAGGCCAACCAGGACAAGGGATCGAAGACCCCCGATCAGTGGCAGCCGCGCCAGGCCTATCAGTGCGACTACGCCCGCCGGTGGATCACCGTGAAGGCCCGCTGGGGCTTGAGCGTGCAACCCACCGAGAAGAGCGCACTGTCCAACATGCTCGATACCTGCGGACCTCCCGCGAATCGATAA
- a CDS encoding PhzF family phenazine biosynthesis protein, with translation MTVPESDSAQIEVVRVFTDAAGRFGSPLGIVRHSAVANIDHQALAARVGQALTAVVYDPADGRVAMRIYTPAVELPFAGRPSIGAAWWLNEQLSPVKVIDVAAGPVEVALTDGLTWARARATWSPPFEFHQFEDAALIATLDSADFPGGQHYCWAWTDELRGAVRARMFAPGIGIPEDEATGAAAIALTALLTRGLHITQGQGSQIFTEWDSDGWARIGGRVVADHPIVI, from the coding sequence ATGACCGTTCCGGAAAGTGATAGCGCCCAGATCGAGGTCGTGCGTGTGTTCACCGACGCGGCAGGTCGATTCGGCAGTCCACTCGGCATCGTCCGGCACTCCGCCGTGGCGAACATCGACCATCAGGCGCTGGCCGCCCGCGTCGGGCAGGCCCTGACCGCAGTGGTCTACGACCCGGCCGACGGGCGGGTGGCGATGCGCATCTACACCCCGGCCGTCGAACTGCCCTTCGCCGGGCGGCCCAGCATCGGCGCCGCGTGGTGGCTCAACGAGCAACTCAGTCCGGTGAAGGTCATCGACGTCGCGGCCGGACCCGTCGAGGTCGCGCTGACCGACGGGCTGACCTGGGCCCGCGCCCGCGCGACCTGGTCGCCGCCCTTCGAATTCCACCAATTCGAGGACGCGGCGCTGATCGCCACCCTGGATTCGGCCGACTTCCCCGGCGGCCAGCACTACTGCTGGGCCTGGACCGACGAACTGCGCGGGGCCGTGCGCGCTCGAATGTTCGCCCCCGGCATCGGGATTCCAGAGGACGAGGCCACCGGAGCGGCCGCCATCGCGCTCACCGCACTGCTGACCCGCGGCCTGCACATCACCCAGGGGCAGGGCTCACAGATCTTCACCGAATGGGATTCCGACGGCTGGGCCCGGATCGGCGGCCGCGTGGTCGCCGACCACCCGATCGTCATCTAG
- a CDS encoding peroxiredoxin produces MALLTIGDQFPAYNLKAVIGGDLSKVNAQQPDDYFTQISSDDYAGKWRIVFFWPKDFTFVCPTEIAAFGKLNEEFADRDAQVLGASVDNEFVHFQWRAQHEELKTLPFPMLSDLKRELAAATGVLNADGVADRATFIVDPNNEIQFVSVTAGSVGRNVDEVLRVLDALQSDELCACNWKKGDPTIQAGELMTASV; encoded by the coding sequence ATGGCCCTGCTGACCATCGGCGATCAGTTCCCCGCGTACAACCTGAAGGCTGTCATCGGCGGTGATCTCTCGAAGGTGAACGCTCAGCAGCCCGACGACTACTTCACCCAGATCTCGAGCGACGACTACGCCGGCAAGTGGCGCATCGTCTTCTTCTGGCCGAAGGACTTCACCTTCGTGTGCCCGACCGAGATCGCCGCCTTCGGCAAGCTGAACGAGGAGTTCGCCGATCGCGACGCACAGGTGCTGGGAGCCTCCGTCGACAACGAGTTCGTCCACTTCCAGTGGCGCGCCCAGCACGAGGAGCTCAAGACGCTCCCGTTCCCGATGCTGAGCGACCTGAAGCGTGAACTGGCCGCGGCCACCGGCGTTCTCAACGCCGACGGCGTCGCCGACCGCGCCACCTTCATCGTCGACCCGAACAACGAGATCCAGTTCGTGTCCGTCACCGCCGGCTCGGTGGGTCGCAATGTCGACGAGGTGCTGCGCGTGCTGGACGCACTGCAGTCCGACGAGCTGTGCGCCTGCAACTGGAAGAAGGGCGACCCGACCATCCAGGCCGGCGAGCTCATGACCGCGTCGGTGTAA
- a CDS encoding carboxymuconolactone decarboxylase family protein: MTIDNLKNSLPEYAKDLKLNLSSLARTTVLNEQQLWGTLLASAAATKSATTLREIAEEAADVLSAEAYNAALGAASIMGMNNVFYRGKAFLDGRYDDLRAGLRMQIIGTPGVDKVDFELWSFAVSSINGCQHCLEAHEHTLREAGVSREVIFEALRAAAIVAGVGQAVASTEALATATV; the protein is encoded by the coding sequence GTGACCATAGATAATCTGAAGAACTCGCTCCCCGAGTACGCCAAGGACCTCAAGCTCAACCTGTCCTCGCTGGCGCGCACCACGGTGCTCAACGAGCAGCAGCTGTGGGGCACCCTGCTGGCCTCGGCCGCGGCCACCAAGTCCGCGACCACGCTGCGGGAGATCGCTGAGGAGGCGGCCGACGTGCTGTCGGCCGAGGCCTACAACGCCGCACTGGGCGCCGCGTCGATCATGGGTATGAACAATGTGTTCTACCGCGGCAAGGCGTTCCTGGACGGCCGGTACGACGATCTGCGCGCGGGCCTGCGCATGCAGATCATCGGCACGCCGGGCGTGGACAAGGTCGACTTCGAGCTGTGGTCGTTCGCGGTCTCCTCGATCAACGGCTGCCAGCACTGCCTGGAGGCGCACGAGCACACGCTGCGTGAAGCGGGCGTGTCGCGCGAGGTGATCTTCGAGGCGCTGCGCGCGGCCGCGATCGTGGCGGGCGTGGGCCAGGCGGTGGCGTCGACGGAGGCGCTGGCCACGGCCACCGTCTAG